One genomic segment of Vagococcus intermedius includes these proteins:
- the rplC gene encoding 50S ribosomal protein L3 has translation MTKGILGKKVGMTQIFTENGELIPVTVIEATPNVVLQVKTMDTDGYEAIQLGYQDKREVLANKPAKGHVAKANTAPKRFIKEFKDVELGDYEVGKEIKVDIFEAGDIINVTGTTKGKGYQGVIKRHGQSRGPMSHGSRYHRRPGSMGPVDPNRVFKNKKLAGQMGGDRVTIQNLEVVRVDAEKNVILVKGNVPGSKKSLVQIKSAKAGK, from the coding sequence ATGACTAAAGGAATCTTAGGAAAAAAAGTAGGAATGACGCAAATTTTCACTGAAAATGGCGAATTAATCCCAGTTACAGTAATCGAAGCCACTCCAAACGTTGTTTTACAAGTTAAAACAATGGATACAGATGGTTACGAAGCAATTCAATTAGGTTACCAAGACAAGCGTGAAGTATTAGCGAACAAACCTGCGAAAGGTCATGTTGCAAAAGCAAACACGGCTCCTAAGCGCTTCATTAAAGAGTTTAAAGATGTTGAGCTAGGAGATTACGAAGTAGGTAAAGAAATTAAGGTAGATATCTTCGAAGCAGGAGACATCATTAACGTTACAGGAACAACTAAAGGTAAAGGTTACCAAGGCGTTATCAAACGTCATGGTCAATCTCGCGGACCAATGAGTCACGGTTCTCGTTACCACCGTCGTCCTGGGTCAATGGGTCCAGTAGATCCGAATAGAGTATTTAAAAACAAAAAATTAGCTGGTCAAATGGGTGGCGATCGTGTCACTATTCAAAATCTAGAAGTTGTACGTGTAGATGCTGAAAAAAATGTTATCTTAGTTAAAGGTAA
- a CDS encoding cell division site-positioning protein MapZ family protein has product MRNLNKYLIVGVSFLFAVGAISIGMWYSQAQTSKIVTKKPVEVIDKKKKTVKEEIEKDNSEPKANLDLEEYYAEPEHVFLAESLTDDKINEIKEKLKDYSKEDQQAFERIGDKWEIQKELNDMFDSPILLGGNFLEANVKSDIDKKSVEKLEKKLKDKDFQDYFAITVQDILDNRVKSELVDDSDNDGQKEQEEREAEEIARKEQEEREAEESLRKEQQEEQEAKEAEDVAKKEQEAEETAKKEQEDLTNNDSSVEMPTEQVEPNGSPTGDNLDTTAESNNIQETDNETTGMLDNPM; this is encoded by the coding sequence ATGAGAAACTTAAATAAGTACTTAATTGTAGGGGTATCATTTTTATTTGCAGTAGGAGCTATCAGTATAGGAATGTGGTATTCTCAAGCTCAAACAAGTAAAATTGTTACTAAAAAACCTGTTGAGGTTATTGATAAGAAGAAAAAAACAGTTAAAGAAGAAATAGAAAAAGACAATTCTGAGCCGAAAGCTAATTTAGACTTAGAGGAATATTATGCAGAACCCGAACATGTCTTTTTAGCGGAAAGTTTAACAGATGATAAAATAAATGAAATTAAAGAAAAGTTAAAAGATTATTCAAAAGAAGATCAGCAAGCATTTGAGCGTATCGGTGATAAATGGGAGATTCAAAAAGAGTTAAATGATATGTTTGATTCTCCTATTCTATTAGGAGGTAATTTTTTAGAAGCTAATGTTAAGAGCGATATTGATAAAAAATCAGTAGAAAAATTAGAAAAAAAACTAAAGGATAAAGATTTTCAAGATTATTTTGCTATTACTGTTCAAGATATTCTAGACAATAGAGTAAAAAGTGAATTAGTAGATGATTCAGATAATGATGGACAAAAAGAACAAGAAGAGCGAGAAGCAGAAGAAATCGCGAGAAAAGAACAAGAAGAGCGAGAAGCAGAAGAAAGCTTGAGAAAAGAACAACAAGAAGAGCAAGAAGCAAAGGAAGCTGAAGACGTAGCGAAGAAAGAACAAGAAGCAGAAGAAACAGCAAAAAAAGAACAAGAAGACTTAACTAATAACGACTCTTCGGTTGAGATGCCAACTGAACAAGTTGAGCCTAACGGGTCGCCAACTGGTGATAACTTAGACACGACAGCTGAAAGTAACAATATCCAAGAGACTGATAATGAGACAACGGGAATGCTAGATAACCCGATGTAG
- the tuf gene encoding elongation factor Tu — protein MAKEKFDRSKPHVNVGTIGHVDHGKTTLSAAIATVLSKKGFGEAQNYADIDNAPEEKERGITISTSHIEYETENRHYAHVDCPGHADYVKNMITGAAQMDGAILVVSAADGPMPQTREHILLSRNVGVPYIVVFLNKMDMVDDEELLELVEMEVRDLLSEYDFPGDDTPIVAGSALKALEGEEMYEDKIMELMAEVDAYIPTPERDHDKPFMMPVEDVFSITGRGTVATGRVERGTIKVGDEVELVGIAEETAKITVTGVEMFRKLLDYAEAGDNIGALLRGVAREDIQRGQVLAAPGTITPHTKFSAEVYVLSKEEGGRHTPFFGNYRPQFYFRTTDVTGVIELPEGTEMVMPGDNVAINVDLIHPIAIEEGTRFSIREGGRTVGSGVVSEIIK, from the coding sequence ATGGCTAAAGAAAAATTTGACCGTTCTAAACCACACGTTAACGTTGGTACAATCGGACACGTCGATCATGGTAAAACTACTTTATCAGCTGCGATCGCTACAGTATTATCTAAAAAAGGATTCGGTGAAGCTCAAAACTACGCTGATATCGATAACGCTCCAGAAGAAAAAGAACGTGGTATCACAATCTCAACTTCACATATCGAATATGAAACAGAAAACCGTCACTACGCTCACGTAGATTGCCCAGGTCACGCGGATTACGTTAAAAACATGATCACTGGTGCTGCACAAATGGACGGAGCTATCTTAGTAGTTTCTGCTGCTGATGGTCCAATGCCACAAACACGTGAACATATCTTATTATCACGTAACGTTGGTGTTCCATACATCGTTGTATTCTTAAACAAAATGGATATGGTTGATGATGAAGAGTTATTAGAATTAGTAGAAATGGAAGTTCGTGACTTATTAAGCGAATACGATTTCCCAGGCGATGATACTCCAATCGTTGCTGGTTCAGCTCTTAAAGCTTTAGAAGGCGAAGAAATGTATGAAGATAAAATTATGGAATTAATGGCTGAAGTTGATGCTTACATCCCAACTCCAGAACGTGACCATGACAAACCATTCATGATGCCAGTTGAGGATGTATTCTCAATTACTGGTCGTGGTACTGTTGCAACTGGTCGTGTTGAACGTGGTACTATCAAAGTCGGAGACGAAGTTGAATTAGTAGGTATCGCTGAAGAAACTGCTAAAATCACTGTAACAGGTGTTGAAATGTTCCGTAAATTATTAGATTACGCTGAAGCTGGCGATAACATTGGTGCGTTATTACGTGGTGTTGCACGTGAAGACATCCAACGTGGTCAAGTATTAGCTGCTCCAGGAACAATCACTCCACATACAAAATTTAGCGCTGAAGTATACGTGTTATCAAAAGAAGAGGGTGGACGTCATACTCCTTTCTTCGGTAACTACCGTCCGCAATTCTATTTCCGTACTACTGACGTAACTGGTGTTATCGAGTTACCAGAAGGTACTGAAATGGTTATGCCTGGTGATAACGTTGCTATCAACGTTGACTTAATTCACCCAATCGCGATTGAAGAAGGAACTCGTTTCTCAATCCGTGAAGGTGGACGTACAGTTGGTTCAGGTGTTGTATCTGAAATCATCAAATAA
- the rpsJ gene encoding 30S ribosomal protein S10, translating into MAKQKIRIRLKAYEHRILDQSAEKIVETANRTGADVSGPIPLPTDRSVYTVIRATHKYKDSREQFEMRTHKRLIDIVNPTPKTVDALMKLDLPSGVNIEIKL; encoded by the coding sequence ATGGCAAAACAAAAAATTCGTATCCGTTTAAAAGCGTATGAACACCGTATTTTAGATCAATCAGCGGAGAAAATTGTGGAAACAGCAAATAGAACTGGAGCTGACGTATCAGGTCCGATTCCATTACCAACAGATCGTTCTGTTTACACTGTTATCCGTGCGACTCATAAATACAAAGATTCTCGTGAACAATTCGAAATGCGAACTCACAAACGTCTAATTGACATTGTGAATCCAACACCAAAAACAGTTGACGCTTTAATGAAGCTTGACTTACCAAGTGGTGTAAATATCGAAATTAAGTTATAA